From a region of the bacterium genome:
- a CDS encoding DUF1926 domain-containing protein has product MLLSDQPTINFTLGVHNHQPFGNWDWVIEEAYASAYLPFLEVLARHPGVRVTLHYSGALLEWLLEHHPEFIAKLKVLSDRKQVELITGGFHAPVLAVIPDRDKIQQIERLTALIEAQFGTTPEGMWLAERVWEPHLVKPIAEAGCAWTALDDTIFKAAGLRGPQLFGYYQTEEQGRMLELFPINSELMRLIPFEAPERVLEYLRANASPDGNRIALCLDDGEKFGVWPNTHKAVYENGWLDRFFRLLEDHSDWINCTTVRDYRADRRPFGRIYLPSATYVQMQEWALPPEEAKLYAEARAQLNERHGNFLRGGMWRNFLVRYPESNNLHKKMLLVAEKVEAAGRPPEAQEALWQGQSSDPYWHGVFGGLYLSHLRSANYRALLKAETLSDDLIHQGAEFLEVAERDFDCDGKPEVLISTKQQNLYFNLEGGALFELDYKPCAFNVLDTLARRTEAYHSKIARATTLEAFRREGGLRAIYDVVLTKEAGLERFLFHDWYRRLSFLDHFLHPDSRLDSFYDMSYGEQGDFVNQAYVLTREDGPDEVALTFKRDGHVWVGSEFWPITVKKRFVIPKAGEAVAKVAYTLENGLERPVSLWFGVEFNANFLAGNAPDRYYYSPGTIIPDPRLGSKGELADLKAIGIKDVFTGIDYRLSWDRPATVWRFPVETISMSEGGFERVYQSSCMMPHWRLEMPAKGTFSLNFEQRLSDVVD; this is encoded by the coding sequence ATGCTCCTCTCCGATCAGCCGACCATCAACTTCACCTTGGGGGTGCACAACCACCAGCCCTTCGGGAACTGGGACTGGGTCATCGAGGAGGCCTACGCCAGCGCCTACTTGCCGTTTCTCGAGGTCCTCGCGCGCCATCCCGGCGTCCGCGTCACGTTGCATTACTCCGGGGCCTTGCTCGAATGGCTCCTGGAGCACCACCCCGAGTTCATCGCCAAACTCAAGGTCCTGAGCGATCGCAAGCAAGTCGAGCTCATCACCGGCGGCTTCCATGCGCCGGTGCTCGCCGTCATCCCTGATCGGGACAAGATCCAGCAAATCGAGCGCCTGACCGCGCTGATCGAGGCCCAGTTCGGCACGACCCCCGAGGGGATGTGGCTCGCCGAGCGGGTCTGGGAGCCCCACCTGGTCAAGCCGATCGCCGAGGCGGGGTGCGCCTGGACGGCCCTCGACGACACCATCTTCAAGGCGGCGGGCCTGAGAGGCCCTCAGCTCTTCGGCTACTACCAGACCGAGGAGCAGGGCCGCATGCTCGAGCTCTTCCCGATCAACTCCGAGCTGATGCGGCTCATCCCGTTCGAGGCCCCCGAGCGCGTCCTCGAGTACCTGCGCGCCAACGCCTCGCCGGACGGCAACCGCATCGCCCTGTGCCTCGACGACGGTGAGAAGTTCGGCGTCTGGCCCAACACCCACAAGGCGGTCTACGAGAACGGCTGGCTCGATCGCTTCTTCCGGCTGCTCGAGGACCACTCCGACTGGATCAACTGCACCACCGTTCGGGACTACCGGGCGGATCGCCGTCCCTTCGGCCGGATCTACCTGCCCAGCGCGACCTACGTGCAGATGCAGGAGTGGGCCCTGCCCCCCGAAGAGGCCAAGCTCTACGCCGAGGCCCGCGCGCAGCTCAACGAGCGCCACGGCAACTTCCTGCGCGGGGGCATGTGGCGCAACTTCCTGGTGCGCTACCCCGAGAGCAACAACCTCCACAAGAAGATGCTCCTGGTCGCCGAGAAGGTCGAGGCCGCAGGCCGTCCCCCCGAGGCCCAAGAGGCCCTCTGGCAGGGGCAGTCCAGCGATCCCTACTGGCACGGGGTGTTCGGAGGCCTCTACCTTTCGCACCTGCGCTCGGCCAACTACCGGGCCCTGCTCAAGGCTGAGACCCTCTCGGACGACCTGATCCACCAGGGGGCGGAGTTCCTGGAGGTGGCGGAGCGAGATTTCGACTGCGACGGCAAGCCCGAGGTCCTGATCTCGACCAAGCAGCAGAACCTCTACTTCAACCTGGAGGGGGGCGCGCTCTTCGAGCTCGACTACAAGCCCTGCGCCTTCAACGTGCTGGACACCCTCGCGCGTCGCACCGAGGCCTACCACAGCAAGATCGCCCGCGCCACCACCCTCGAGGCCTTCAGGCGCGAGGGCGGCCTGCGCGCCATCTACGACGTGGTGCTCACCAAGGAGGCGGGTCTCGAGCGCTTCCTCTTCCATGATTGGTACCGCCGGCTCTCCTTCCTCGATCACTTCCTGCACCCGGATTCGCGCCTCGACTCGTTCTACGACATGAGCTACGGCGAGCAGGGGGATTTCGTGAACCAGGCCTACGTCCTGACGCGCGAGGACGGCCCCGACGAGGTGGCCCTCACCTTCAAGCGTGACGGGCACGTGTGGGTCGGCTCCGAGTTCTGGCCGATCACCGTGAAAAAGCGCTTCGTCATTCCCAAGGCGGGCGAGGCCGTGGCGAAAGTGGCCTACACCCTCGAGAACGGCCTGGAGCGCCCGGTGAGCCTCTGGTTCGGCGTCGAGTTCAACGCCAACTTCCTGGCGGGGAACGCTCCGGACCGCTACTACTACAGCCCCGGCACCATCATCCCCGACCCGCGCCTGGGCTCGAAGGGGGAGCTTGCGGATCTCAAGGCCATCGGCATCAAGGACGTCTTCACCGGCATCGACTACCGCCTGAGCTGGGATCGGCCGGCGACGGTCTGGCGCTTCCCCGTCGAGACCATCTCCATGTCGGAGGGAGGCTTCGAGCGAGTCTACCAGAGCTCGTGCATGATGCCCCACTGGCGCCTGGAAATGCCCGCCAAGGGAACCTTCTCGCTCAACTTCGAACAGCGCCTTTCCGACGTGGTAGACTGA
- a CDS encoding prolipoprotein diacylglyceryl transferase has protein sequence MQFPPLNPVALQLGPLDVAGHTLGPLRVHWYGVMYGLGFLLTYFIVKAQVKRRGIVMPEGDVADFIMTLIMGVILGGRLGYILFYNLKDYLAHPLEILAVWHGGMSFHGGLIGTIVAGWYYCRKHKLKFLEMADIVMVAVPLGLGLGRLGNFINGELWGRPTDLPWGMVFPTAGDGLPRHPSQLYEFGLEGIVLFLLLFFMSTRRPKPGVLLGTFLIGYGVIRFGIEFLRNPDPQLGFVIGNLSMGQLLSVPMVLVGAGLIAWVLRRKEGASSAPAASGAEA, from the coding sequence CTGCAATTTCCACCGCTCAACCCGGTTGCCCTCCAGCTCGGCCCCCTCGACGTGGCCGGCCACACCCTGGGGCCCCTGCGGGTCCACTGGTACGGCGTGATGTACGGCCTGGGCTTCTTGCTCACCTACTTCATCGTCAAGGCCCAGGTGAAGCGCCGCGGCATCGTTATGCCCGAAGGCGACGTGGCCGACTTCATCATGACCCTCATCATGGGCGTGATCCTCGGCGGGCGCCTCGGCTACATCCTCTTCTACAACCTCAAGGACTACCTGGCGCACCCGCTCGAGATCCTCGCGGTGTGGCACGGGGGCATGTCCTTCCACGGGGGCCTCATCGGCACCATCGTGGCGGGCTGGTACTACTGCCGCAAGCACAAGCTCAAGTTCCTCGAGATGGCCGACATCGTGATGGTCGCGGTGCCCTTGGGCCTCGGCCTCGGTCGCCTCGGCAACTTCATCAACGGGGAGCTGTGGGGCCGGCCCACCGATCTGCCGTGGGGCATGGTCTTCCCCACCGCTGGCGATGGCCTGCCACGTCACCCGTCGCAGCTCTACGAGTTCGGCTTGGAAGGCATCGTGCTCTTCCTGCTGCTGTTCTTCATGAGCACGCGCCGCCCCAAGCCCGGCGTGCTGCTAGGCACCTTCCTGATCGGCTACGGCGTCATCCGCTTCGGCATCGAGTTTTTGCGCAACCCCGACCCGCAGCTGGGCTTCGTGATCGGCAACCTGTCCATGGGCCAGCTCCTGAGCGTGCCGATGGTCCTGGTGGGCGCCGGGCTCATCGCCTGGGTCCTGCGCCGCAAGGAGGGGGCTTCGAGCGCCCCTGCCGCCTCGGGCGCCGAAGCGTAG
- a CDS encoding M28 family peptidase, translated as MASGWLSLSLLLAASVAQAAPPASVSGTAAFRHLEAQVALGPRVPGSDAHTKAIAYFEAELRRYAPQVKLERFSVKDGGRTLSLTNVVAVFAPGKGDPAMVAAHWDSRPRSEQDPHPEHRRQPTPGANDGASGAAVVLELARALRSSPPPREVRLVLFDGEDWGDTAETMFYGSREYVRRHRGDLPAWGLLLDMVGDRDLEVLREANSDARARSLSDRVVKTARTLGYGASFPDRVGPAIEDDHLPFLDAGVPFVDVIDFDYPHWHTIHDLPAQCAPSSLEAVGNVALRLVMAPR; from the coding sequence ATGGCGTCGGGCTGGCTCAGTCTCTCGCTGCTGCTCGCGGCGAGCGTCGCTCAGGCGGCGCCCCCCGCGAGCGTCTCGGGGACGGCGGCCTTTCGCCACCTGGAGGCCCAGGTAGCCCTCGGGCCGAGGGTGCCTGGCTCTGACGCGCATACCAAGGCGATTGCTTACTTCGAGGCCGAGCTTCGGCGCTACGCGCCGCAGGTGAAGCTCGAGCGCTTCTCGGTCAAGGACGGGGGGCGCACCCTGTCCTTGACCAACGTGGTTGCGGTCTTCGCCCCTGGCAAGGGGGATCCCGCCATGGTCGCCGCTCACTGGGACTCGCGCCCGCGATCCGAGCAGGATCCGCACCCCGAGCACCGGCGGCAGCCGACCCCGGGCGCCAACGACGGGGCCTCGGGGGCGGCGGTGGTGCTCGAACTCGCCCGCGCCCTGCGTTCGAGCCCGCCGCCGCGCGAGGTGCGCCTGGTGCTCTTCGACGGCGAGGACTGGGGGGACACCGCCGAGACCATGTTCTACGGCTCGCGCGAGTACGTCCGGCGCCACCGGGGCGATCTGCCCGCCTGGGGCCTCTTGCTCGACATGGTGGGGGACCGGGATCTCGAGGTCCTGCGCGAGGCCAACTCCGACGCGCGGGCTCGCTCGCTCAGTGACCGGGTCGTCAAGACGGCCCGCACCCTGGGCTACGGGGCGAGCTTCCCGGATCGCGTCGGGCCCGCCATCGAGGACGATCACCTGCCTTTCCTCGATGCGGGGGTGCCCTTCGTCGATGTGATCGACTTCGATTACCCTCACTGGCACACGATCCACGACCTGCCCGCCCAGTGTGCCCCTTCGAGCTTGGAGGCGGTCGGGAACGTGGCCCTGCGCCTCGTCATGGCGCCGCGCTAG